The following coding sequences lie in one Arachis ipaensis cultivar K30076 chromosome B05, Araip1.1, whole genome shotgun sequence genomic window:
- the LOC107641258 gene encoding ARF guanine-nucleotide exchange factor GNL2, producing the protein MAKSIKRLSAMDFLNGEEDYNHQHNQRSKSISRSKRKQLALSCMLNTEVGAVLAVIRRSPEFNPLYSSPEDTYDSSIVTSLRSLRSLIFNPTQEWRSIDPSIYLSPFLDVILNDDMPAAATAVALSSILKILKFEVFDERTPGAREGMEAIVTAITGCRLEKTDPVSEDAVMMKILQVLAGTMHHRASILLSDPAVCTLVNACFQVVQQSVNRGDLLQRNARYTMHELIQVVFSRLPELEKKGGRRHLRSGEYSGSETDDDDDDDEDDDGDGGEVTGYGIKCAIDIFHFLCSLLNVVSVIENPDGTLPHTADENVQIFALLMINSALELSGDVIGRHPRLLRMIQDDLFHHLIYYGSWSSSFVLSMICSTVLNAYHFLRRFLRFQLEAFFLNVLTRLASFGSSISIQEVAGEGIINFCRQPTFIIEAYVNFDCDPCCRNVFEDFGRLLCKHSFAGSGSSTSMQIQAFEGLLILIHHIADNIDKDDSGPLGAYAVQLNEYIPFWEDMERDEDDLDTWVEHVRMRKYQKKKLLIAANHFNRDNKKGLEYLKHAKLISDPPDPKGYAYFFRYTPGLDKKIIGEYLGDPDEFYLKVLKEFTETFHFNGMVLDTALRFYLESFLLPGESQKIQRILEAFSDRFYDQQSSDLFASKDTVLILCYSLIMLNTDQHNPQVKKKMTEEEFIRNNRAINAGQDLPRDYLSELFQSISSYAIALDTSTVSLDMTPSRWIQLINRSKVSQNYIQCDYDRRLCRDMFACIAGPSVAALSSFFEHNDEEELLHECIEGLFSVARIAQYGLEDTLDELITSFCKFTTLQNPYASPEETLYTFGHDLKPRLATVAVFTIANMFRNGIRGGWKNIVDCLIKLKRLKLIPQSVLDLEQSADAATTPESATSPTEDHRFSSHQMGTIMQRFTLLSPDNTDDGINLSNESDRNIKMIKLCQIGSIFSTCSNIPIESLHSLGRSLISAAAGKGQKYSTQHDEEETIEFCWELLSAVATVNAHRFHMFWPNFHEYLLAVVQFQMFSPVPFAEKALLGLLKICLKLFSQPVDDKISEEAIFKSITLMWKLDKEILDTCHDIISQTASRIVTDYAANLQTPFGWKSLLNLLSVAWRYPETYDLGVDALVTLFSDGTHVSRTNYAFCIDCAFGCFLAKNSPADKKKKMLDILADSVNLLIHWHRTLYSDPGSNFSISSSTSSSSNEETSRSLANYNMNLFVKLGEAFRRTTLSRQEEIRNHAVHSLHKSFLLAEELLFISSNCINYFNLVIFAMVDELHEKMLEYSRREGAEKEMRSMEGTLKLAMELFTDMFLQSLRQIAESPGFRTFWLGILRRMDTCMKADLGHYGPSSLSEIIPHLLKKIITQMKEQEILVPKEDDDMWEITYIQIQWICPAIKDDLFPM; encoded by the exons CTACGACTCCTCCATTGTCACCTCCTTAAGGTCCCTTCGTTCTCTCATCTTCAACCCTACACAAGAATGGCGCAGCATTGACCCCTCTATCTACCTCTCCCCGTTCCTTGACGTCATTCTCAACGACGACATGCCTGCCGCCGCCACAGCCGTCGCCCTCTCTTCCATCCTCAAGATCCTCAAGTTCGAGGTGTTCGATGAAAGGACGCCCGGTGCCAGAGAAGGCATGGAAGCCATTGTTACCGCCATCACCGGTTGCCGACTCGAGAAAACTGATCCGGTGTCTGAGGACGCCGTTATGATGAAGATTCTTCAGGTTCTTGCTGGGACAATGCACCACAGGGCTTCCATCTTGCTCAGTGATCCCGCTGTGTGCACGCTTGTCAATGCTTGTTTTCAAGTTGTGCAGCAATCTGTTAATCGCGGTGATTTGCTTCAGAGGAATGCCAGGTACACCATGCATGAGCTTATACAG GTTGTGTTTTCTAGGCTTCCAGAGCTTGAGAAGAAGGGTGGCCGCCGCCACCTCCGCAGTGGGGAATACTCTGGATCAGAAacggatgacgatgatgatgatgatgaggatgatgatggtgatggtggGGAAGTGACTGGCTATGGGATTAAGTGTGCCATTGACATATTCCATTTCTTGTGTTCATTGTTGAATGTTGTGTCTGTGATTGAGAATCCTGATGGGACTTTACCTCACACTGCTGATGAGAATGTTCAGATCTTTGCGTTGCTTATGATCAATTCTGCTCTTGAACTTAGTGGGGATGTTATTGGGAGGCACCCTAGGCTCTTGAGGATGATCCAAGATGATTTGTTTCACCATTTGATTTACTATGGTTCATGGTCTAGTTCCTTTGTCTTGTCCATGATTTGCAGCACTGTCTTGAATGCCTACCACTTTCTAAGAAG GTTTTTACGTTTCCAGCTAGAAGCTTTCTTTTTAAACGTGTTAACAAGACTTGCAAGTTTCGGAAGCTCAATTTCGATTCAAGAAGTAGCAGGTGAGGGAATAATAAACTTTTGCAGACAACCAACATTCATCATAGAAGCTTATGTGAACTTTGACTGCGATCCGTGTTGCCGGAACGTATTCGAGGACTTCGGCAGGCTTCTATGCAAGCATTCATTTGCAGGGAGTGGTTCCTCCACAAGCATGCAAATCCAAGCCTTTGAAGGACTATTGATTCTGATTCACCACATTGCAGACAACATTGACAAAGATGATTCAGGTCCTTTAGGTGCTTATGCAGTTCAATTGAATGAGTATATACCGTTTTGGGAAGACATGGAGAGAGATGAAGATGATTTGGACACTTGGGTGGAACATGTAAGGATGAGGAAATATCAGAAGAAGAAATTGCTGATTGCTGCAAACCATTTCAACAGAGATAATAAGAAGGGTCTAGAGTACTTGAAGCATGCTAAATTGATATCTGATCCTCCGGATCCAAAAGGGTATGCTTACTTTTTTCGATACACACCCGGCCTAGACAAGAAGATCATAGGAGAATACCTTGGAGACCCTGATGAATTCTACCTCAAAGTTCTCAAGGAGTTCACAGAGACATTCCATTTCAATGGGATGGTTCTTGACACTGCTCTTCGGTTCTATCTAGAGAGTTTCTTGTTGCCAGGGGAGTCACAAAAGATTCAGCGCATACTCGAAGCCTTTTCGGATAGATTCTATGATCAGCAATCATCAGACTTGTTTGCAAGCAAGGACACTGTTCTTATCCTCTGCTATTCCCTCATCATGCTCAATACTGATCAGCACAATCCTCAAGTTAAGAAGAAGATGACAGAAGAAGAATTCATTAGGAACAATCGCGCCATCAACGCAGGACAGGATCTGCCTAGAGATTATCTTTCAGAGCTTTTTCAGTCCATTTCAAGTTATGCAATTGCCCTTGACACAAGTACTGTGTCACTAGACATGACACCAAGCAGGTGGATTCAGCTCATAAACCGATCCAAAGTGTCACAGAATTACATACAATGTGACTATGATCGCAGATTATGCAGGGATATGTTTGCTTGCATTGCTGGTCCATCGGTTGCGGCTCTTTCATCATTCTTTGAGCATAATGATGAAGAGGAGCTGCTCCATGAATGCATTGAAGGCTTGTTCTCGGTTGCGAGGATTGCTCAGTATGGACTAGAAGATACCCTTGATGAGCTCATAACATCTTTCTGCAAATTCACCACATTGCAGAATCCATATGCTTCTCCAGAAGAGACTCTCTACACATTTGGCCATGATTTGAAGCCTAGATTGGCAACAGTTGCTGTTTTCACCATAGCAAACATGTTTCGCAACGGGATTAGAGGGGGTTGGAAGAACATTGTAGACTGCTTGATAAAACTCAAGAGGCTTAAGCTGATTCCCCAATCTGTTCTTGATCTTGAGCAATCTGCAGATGCAGCAACCACACCTGAATCAGCTACATCTCCTACTGAAGATCATAGATTTAGCAGCCACCAAATGGGTACCATAATGCAACGCTTTACTCTCCTTTCGCCGGACAACACGGATGATGGAATAAACCTTAGTAACGAATCGGATAGGAATATCAAGATGATCAAACTGTGCCAAATTGGTAGCATCTTCAGTACTTGTTCAAACATTCCCATAGAATCCTTGCACAGCCTTGGAAGATCTTTAATATCTGCGGCTGCCGGAAAAGGCCAAAAGTATAGCACACAGCACGATGAGGAAGAAACCATTGAGTTCTGTTGGGAACTACTCAGTGCAGTAGCCACAGTTAATGCTCACAGGTTCCACATGTTTTGGCCAAATTTCCATGAATATCTTCTAGCAGTTGTTCAGTTCCAAATGTTCTCCCCAGTCCCATTTGCTGAGAAAGCTCTTTTAGGCCTTCTCAAGATCTGTCTAAAGCTCTTTTCCCAACCAGTTGATGACAAGATAAGTGAGGAGGCCATATTCAAGTCCATAACTTTAATGTGGAAGCTTGATAAAGAGATCCTTGACACATGCCATGATATCATTTCTCAAACAGCCAGCCGAATAGTCACCGACTATGCTGCAAATTTGCAGACTCCTTTCGGATGGAAATCGCTCTTAAACTTGCTTTCAGTCGCCTGGAGGTATCCGGAAACCTACGACTTGGGAGTGGATGCGTTGGTCACTTTGTTTTCTGATGGAACTCATGTGTCACGAACGAATTATGCGTTTTGCATTGATTGTGCTTTTGGTTGTTTTCTAGCTAAGAACAGTCCTgcagataaaaagaaaaagatgctaGATATATTAGCCGATTCGGTTAACTTGTTGATCCATTGGCACAGGACTCTATACTCAGATCCTGGGAGTAATTTCAGTATATCAAGCAGCACAAGCTCTTCCTCTAATGAGGAAACTAGCAGAAGCCTTGCAAACTACAACATGAACCTGTTTGTGAAACTTGGAGAAGCATTCAGAAGAACAACATTGTCAAGACAAGAAGAGATAAGAAACCATGCAGTTCATTCTCTTCACAAGAGTTTCTTGCTTGCTGAGGAACTCCTTTTTATATCATCCAATTGCATCAACTACTTCAACCTTGTGATCTTCGCCATGGTCGACGAGCTTCACGAGAAGATGCTGGAGTACTCGAGGAGGGAAGGCGCAGAAAAGGAAATGAGGAGCATGGAAGGGACACTTAAGCTTGCAATGGAGCTGTTTACTGATATGTTCTTGCAGTCATTGAGGCAAATAGCTGAGAGCCCTGGATTTAGGACATTCTGGTTAGGCATATTGAGGAGGATGGACACGTGTATGAAAGCTGACTTGGGGCATTATGGTCCATCAAGTTTGAGTGAAATAATACCTCATTTGTTGAAGAAGATAATAACACAGATGAAGGAGCAAGAGATTTTGGTGCCCAAAGAAGATGATGATATGTGGGAGATCACATACATTCAGATACAGTGGATATGTCCTGCTATCAAGGATGACTTATTCCCAATGTAG